The proteins below come from a single Lineus longissimus chromosome 5, tnLinLong1.2, whole genome shotgun sequence genomic window:
- the LOC135488241 gene encoding 5-methylcytosine rRNA methyltransferase NSUN4-like, whose protein sequence is MFQLKILRNPKSFTHMFYQRRFVVKKKWARHNKEKEYKQLALEHFDYYHQQTFNEQWPSVRLALLSQPKYSALLNNFSSKCEEIGLDLLGEGSYDIIQLGIERHKELSNTESDKLQLQSTLLDIKSTDIEKNDSKNDILEEEDDRTDLYRFVPAEKVYTDEELFAMEEHDANILEPGSFDVKTVPDTNFRLPNLLKVFTQPMGEVAYFSPPKGDASGKLGYYPLDGASILPVLALNLQPDDSVLDLCAAPGGKSLAILQTHLPGLVICNDLSGSRMRRLRSVIDSYLPDSIRDESEVILFSKDARTADFGIQCDKVLVDVPCLTDRHCLNENDNNIFKPGRVSQRMKLTSTQRDLLIAGIKACKPGGSIVYSTCTSTMPQNDGVIQAALEHIWETTKIDVVVQDTSVMRTLFKDTYKFYDKCRYGQLVLPHIQANFGPMYFCKLKRLN, encoded by the exons ATGTTTCAATTAAAAATTCTTCGAAATCCTAAGTCTTTTACTCATATGTTTTATCAGAGAAGATTTGTTGTCAAGAAAAAATGG GCGAGACACAACAAGGAGAAAGAATACAAACAACTTGCTCTTGAGCATTTTGATTACTATCATCAGCAGACGTTTAATGAACAGTGGCCGTCAGTTCGACTTGCACTACTTTCGCAGCCAAAATACAGCGCATTATTGAACAATTTTAGTAGTAAATGTGAAGAAATTGGCTTAGATCTGCTGGGTGAGGGGTCTTATGATATCATCCAGTTAGGAATTGAAAGGCACAAAGAATTGTCAAACACAGAAAGTGACAAGTTACAACTTCAGTCTACTCTATTGGATATAAAATCGACAGATATCGAAAAGAATGACTCCAAAAATGACAttttagaagaagaagatgatagGACAGATCTTTATCGTTTTGTCCCTGCAGAAAAAGTTTATACAGATGAAGAACTATTTGCCATGGAGGAGCATGACGCAAATATTCTTGAACCTGGAAGCTTTGATGTGAAAACTGTTCCAGATACAAACTTTCGTTTACCGAATCTCCTGAAGGTTTTTACTCAGCCAATGGGAGAGGTGGCATATTTTTCGCCTCCTAAAGGGGATGCGTCTGGAAAATTGG GTTACTACCCACTCGACGGTGCATCCATTTTACCCGTGTTGGCCTTGAACCTTCAACCAGATGATAGTGTCCTTGACCTTTGTGCAGCTCCTGGTGGGAAGTCCTTGGCAATTCTTCAGACACATTTACCAG GACTGGTGATTTGTAACGACTTATCTGGGAGTCGAATGAGACGCCTGAGGTCTGTGATAGACTCCTACCTGCCAGACTCTATACGTGATGAGAGCGAGGTGATATTGTTCTCGAAAGATGCCAGAACAGCAGACTTTGGAATTCAGTGTGATAAG GTTCTGGTGGATGTACCATGTTTGACCGACAGACATTGCCTCAATGAGAATGACAACAATATCTTCAAGCCTGGCCGAGTATCACAACGGATGAAACTTACCTCCACGCAAAGGGACCTCTTAAT TGCTGGCATTAAAGCTTGTAAGCCTGGTGGCAGTATTGTCTATTCAACTTGCACGTCAACAATGCCCCAAAACGATGGTGTCATCCAGGCTGCACTTGAGCACATCTGGGAGACTACAAAAATAGACGTGGTTGTTCAGGACACTTCGGTTATGCGGACATTGTTCAAGGACACTTACAAATTTTACGATAAATGTCGATACGGACAACTTGTGCTTCCACATATTCAGGCAAATTTTGGACCTATGTATTTTTGCAAGTTAAAAAGACTAAATTAG